From Bufo gargarizans isolate SCDJY-AF-19 chromosome 10, ASM1485885v1, whole genome shotgun sequence, the proteins below share one genomic window:
- the POLR2G gene encoding DNA-directed RNA polymerase II subunit RPB7: MFYHISLEHEILLHPRYFGPNLLNTVKQKLFTEVEGTCTGKYGFVIAVTTIDNIGAGVIQPGRGFVLYPVKYKAIVFRPFKGEVVDAVVTQVNKVGLFTEIGPMACFISRHSIPSEMEFDPNSNPPCYKTVDEDVVIQQDDEIRLKIVGTRVDKNDIFAIGSLMDDYLGLVS; encoded by the exons ATGTTTTATCAC ATTTCACTGGAACATGAAATTCTTCTACATCCAAGATACTTTGGGCCAAACCTTCTCAACACTGTAAAGCAAAAGCTTTTCACCGAGGTGGAAGGGACTTGTACTGGCAA GTATGGTTTTGTGATCGCGGTCACCACCATTGACAATATTGGTGCTGGTGTTATCCAGCCTGGCAGAGGCTTTGTGCTGTATCCTGTCAAATATAAGGCTATTGTTTTCCGCCCCTTTAAGGGAGAAGTAGTAGATGCCGTAGTTACCCAAGTCAATAAG GTTGGATTGTTCACAGAAATTGGACCTATGGCGTGTTTTATCTCTAGACAT TCCATCCCATCTGAAATGGAGTTTGATCCGAATTCTAACCCACCATGTTATAAGACTGTAGATGAG gatgTGGTTATTCAGCAGGATGATGAGATTCGCCTTAAAATAGTTGGAACCAGAGTGGATAAGAACGACATA TTCGCTATTGGCTCCCTGATGGACGATTATCTGG